A part of Penaeus vannamei isolate JL-2024 chromosome 1, ASM4276789v1, whole genome shotgun sequence genomic DNA contains:
- the IFT52 gene encoding intraflagellar transport protein 52 homolog, with amino-acid sequence MAPTIKAGLEVKERNNVILFDESKGELFRLSDGYKTLLRKLKTQWKVISNRDELNKESVGQAGVIVLACPRQRFTEGQFAILRRHVDEGGSLFVLAEEGGEKKANSNINFLLEEYGIAVNNDSVVRTCYYKYFHPKECLITNGILNRAILEASGRNLPGLLLDDALTNRSMSFVYPFGCTLNVARPAVAVLSTGSISFPLNRPVCAFYEQPSSHGRVAVLGSAHMFNDQYIDREENSKIKDVIFQFLTAADFKLNQIDADDPEISDYNMTPDTASLADGLRTCLQESEEVPTDYTQLFHTKLTSIDMQLVPAAIEAYSKLNVKHEPLRLITPQFETPLPPLQPAVFPPSFRELPHPSLELYDLDEAFSSEKSRLAQVTNKCKDEDLEYYVRECGDILGVTSKLPPTSREAKYILEYIFTQIVEFKKLNQDPEAFMNMD; translated from the exons ATGGCCCCTACAATT AAAGCAGGCCTAGAGGTGAAGGAACGGAACAATGTTATTCTGTTTGACGAGTCCAAAGGAGAACTCTTCAGACTCAGTGATGGTTACAAGACTCTTCTTCGCAAACTCAAGACACAGTGGAAGGTCATCAG CAACCGTGATGAACTGAACAAAGAAAGCGTTGGACAAGCTGGTGTGATTGTGTTGGCGTGTCCTCGACAGAGGTTCACAGAAGGACAATTTGCTATACTACGACGGCATGTGGATGAAGGAGGCAGCCTTTTTGTATTGGctgaggagggtggagagaaaaagGCCAATTCTAACATAAACTTCCTTTTGGAGGAGTATGGAATAGCTGTAAATAATG ACTCAGTAGTGCGTACTTGCTACTACAAATATTTCCATCCCAAGGAGTGCCTCATTACAAATGGCATATTAAACAGGGCCATCCTAGAAGCCTCCGGAAGGAATCTTCCTGGCTTGCTCTTGGATGATGCACTCACAAATAG GTCCATGTCATTTGTGTATCCATTTGGATGTACCTTGAATGTTGCTCGACCAGCCGTTGCTGTACTTTCTACTGGGAGCATCTCATTTCCTCTTAACAGACct GTGTGTGCCTTCTACGAACAACCCTCCAGCCATGGACGTGTGGCAGTGTTAGGCTCTGCCCACATGTTCAATGATCAGTACATAGATCGTGAAGAGAACAGCAAGATAAAGGATGTTATTTTCCAGTTCCTCACAGCTGCTGATTTCAAGCTTAATCAGATCGATGCAGATGATCCTGAG ATATCTGATTACAACATGACACCTGACACAGCTTCCTTGGCTGATGGTTTAAGGACATGTCTTCAGGAGTCTGAGGAAGTACCGACAGACTACACACAACTCTTTCATACGAAG TTGACATCAATAGACATGCAACTTGTGCCTGCTGCTATTGAGGCTTATAGCAAGCTAAATGTGAAACATGAGCCACTTCGCCTGATAACTCCACAATTTGAGACGCCTTTGCCACCGCTACAGCCTGCA GTGTTTCCTCCTTCATTTCGAGAATTGCCACACCCATCTCTAGAGTTGTATGACTTAGATGAGGCATTCAGTTCTGAGAAGTCTAGACTGGCGCAG GTTACCAACAAATGTAAAGATGAGGACTTGGAGTATTATGTGAGGGAGTGTGGAGATATCCTGGGAGTTACCTCAAAGCTGCCACCAACATCCAGGGAGGCTAAGTACATTCTTGAATACATCTTTACTCAGATCGTAGAATTCAAGAAGCTGAATCAG GATCCAGAAGCATTTATGAACATGGATTGA